The Pan troglodytes isolate AG18354 chromosome 8, NHGRI_mPanTro3-v2.0_pri, whole genome shotgun sequence genome window below encodes:
- the MTRNR2L5 gene encoding Humanin-like 5: MATPGFSCLLLSTSEIDLPMKRRV, translated from the coding sequence ATGGCCACACCAGGGTTTAGCTGTCTCTTACTTTCAACCAGTGAAATTGACCTACCTATGAAGAGGCgggtataa